The sequence CGGCATCCTGCCGGCGCTGGTGGGCACCGTGTGGCTGGTGGCGGTGGCGCTGCTGGCGTCGGTGCCGGTGGGGGTGGCGGCGGCGATCTATCTCTCCGAGTACGCGCCGGACAATTGGCTCACCCGCCTGATCAACCTCGCCATCATCAACCTCGCCGGCGTGCCGTCCATCGTCCACGCTCTCTTCGGGGTCGGTGCCTTCGTGATCTTTTTCGATTTCGGCACCAGCATCCTGGCGGCGAGCCTGACCCTCGCCATCATGACCCTGCCGGTGGTCATCGTCTCCACCCGGGAGTCTTTGCAGGCGGTGCCTCAGGCTTTCCGCGAGGCGTGCTGGAATATGGGCGCCACCCGCTGGCAAACCATCCGCCGGGTAGTGCTGCCGAACTCCATCAGCGGCATCCTCACCGGCGTGATCCTGGAGGTTTCCCGCACCGCCGGCGAGACCGCTCCCATCATGTTCACCGGCGCCGCTTTCTTCCTGCCGTTTCTGCC comes from Acidobacteriota bacterium and encodes:
- the pstA gene encoding phosphate ABC transporter permease PstA, giving the protein MFQATELNRRNQKTQRMFRALFLVMTLLLILPVAVILGVLLWKGGPMISIDFLFTQPTQGMTAGGILPALVGTVWLVAVALLASVPVGVAAAIYLSEYAPDNWLTRLINLAIINLAGVPSIVHALFGVGAFVIFFDFGTSILAASLTLAIMTLPVVIVSTRESLQAVPQAFREACWNMGATRWQTIRRVVLPNSISGILTGVILEVSRTAGETAPIMFTGAAFFLPFLPQSVYDQTMAMSLHLFVISTQVPGVPEGLPFGVALVLIALVLVMNSLSIGLRMVLRGKKKW